The Aureitalea marina genome includes a window with the following:
- a CDS encoding HU family DNA-binding protein, which yields MTKADIVAKISEKLGMEKGDVQATVESFMNEVKTSLESGDNVYLRGFGSFIIKKRAEKTGRNISKNTTIKIPAHNIPAFKPAKVFLEGVKANVEVK from the coding sequence ATGACTAAAGCTGATATTGTAGCTAAGATTTCGGAAAAACTGGGAATGGAAAAAGGAGATGTACAGGCAACTGTAGAATCCTTCATGAATGAGGTAAAGACTTCTTTGGAATCAGGAGACAATGTTTACTTAAGAGGTTTTGGTAGTTTCATTATCAAGAAAAGAGCCGAGAAAACCGGACGCAACATCTCTAAGAACACAACGATCAAAATTCCTGCTCACAACATTCCAGCCTTTAAGCCTGCCAAAGTATTCTTGGAAGGTGTTAAAGCGAATGTGGAGGTAAAATAA
- a CDS encoding DUF4199 domain-containing protein, which produces MKKYYMKYGLGIAGALIAFFLLTKLVGLHQYPILSAFNGLIFGAGIFFALKDYKASSDSFKYQDGFQVGLFVGALATAIFTAFMAIYIHQIDTEFAKAILDSWGLNFNKGALIVILSLFIMGLSTTFVLTLAFMQLLKESWNQRA; this is translated from the coding sequence ATGAAGAAGTATTATATGAAATACGGTTTGGGAATTGCCGGTGCGTTGATAGCATTCTTCCTGCTGACCAAATTAGTGGGTCTTCATCAGTACCCTATTTTAAGTGCGTTTAATGGTTTGATTTTCGGCGCAGGCATCTTTTTTGCCTTGAAGGATTATAAGGCTTCTTCAGACAGCTTTAAGTACCAGGACGGATTCCAGGTAGGACTATTTGTTGGAGCTCTGGCTACGGCGATATTTACTGCGTTCATGGCCATCTATATCCATCAGATCGACACTGAATTTGCAAAGGCTATCTTGGACTCTTGGGGCTTGAATTTTAATAAGGGAGCTTTGATTGTGATCTTGTCCTTATTCATCATGGGGCTTTCCACCACATTTGTACTCACATTGGCATTTATGCAATTGCTAAAGGAGTCCTGGAATCAGAGGGCTTAG
- the gldD gene encoding gliding motility lipoprotein GldD: MNRVSPLVVLAILFFASCGDEVLVKPAAQLRLDYPEPVYRETQSDCPYTFDKNEAASLSLDDNCNINVIYPAMRATVYLTYIPIEDNKLEGLLSDAQKLTYDHTIKANEILEQPRVDPEAKVYGMYYMINGDAATQSQFYVTDSLNHFLTGSLYFDAKPNFDSIYPAVVYLREDIRKIMETIRWE; encoded by the coding sequence ATGAACAGGGTTAGTCCTTTGGTCGTTTTGGCCATACTATTTTTTGCGTCCTGCGGTGATGAGGTTCTTGTGAAACCGGCGGCCCAATTGCGACTGGATTATCCGGAGCCGGTTTATCGGGAGACACAAAGCGATTGTCCGTATACCTTTGATAAAAATGAGGCCGCCTCACTGAGTCTGGACGATAATTGTAATATAAACGTGATCTATCCGGCTATGAGAGCCACGGTCTACCTGACCTATATCCCAATTGAGGACAACAAGCTGGAAGGTCTGTTGTCGGACGCCCAGAAACTGACCTATGACCATACAATCAAGGCTAACGAGATCCTGGAACAACCCCGTGTGGATCCCGAGGCTAAGGTCTATGGAATGTACTATATGATCAATGGTGATGCCGCCACTCAATCACAGTTCTATGTGACAGATAGCCTAAACCATTTTTTAACCGGCTCACTCTATTTTGATGCCAAACCAAACTTCGATTCTATCTATCCGGCAGTGGTATACCTTCGGGAGGATATACGTAAGATCATGGAAACCATACGGTGGGAATAG
- the mutY gene encoding A/G-specific adenine glycosylase translates to MKEKDSQFSNSLIAWYLENARILPWRSTRDPYLVWLSEIILQQTRVDQGMPYYNRFSQAFPTVHHLADASEETVFKLWQGLGYYSRARNLHFTAKYVSNELDGVFPTSYSELIKLKGVGDYTASAIASICSDEAQAVVDGNVYRVLSRVFGLDTPIDTTLGKRQFRELAQQLIDPKQPGTYNQAIMEFGARYCVPRNPTCEGCIFQSKCVGYKLGKVGELPVKKGKTKVRPVYHNYLVVTSEDGKTLLEKREGRGIWQGLYQFPMTESDQPIGSALPDTVLELYQSKYGLRSVIRYKEEPVIHLLSHRKIYAHFWILQTEELKKEGVDYSRIEEFAVPVLLDNFIREFPVFASGK, encoded by the coding sequence ATGAAAGAGAAGGATAGTCAATTTTCTAATAGCCTAATTGCGTGGTATTTAGAAAATGCACGAATACTACCTTGGAGATCGACAAGGGATCCTTATTTGGTCTGGCTATCCGAAATTATCCTACAACAGACCCGGGTGGATCAGGGGATGCCTTATTACAATCGATTTTCACAAGCCTTCCCAACAGTTCATCACCTGGCCGATGCATCGGAAGAAACAGTGTTCAAATTGTGGCAGGGGCTAGGTTATTATTCAAGGGCCAGGAACCTGCATTTTACGGCCAAATATGTAAGCAATGAGCTGGACGGAGTATTTCCGACCTCTTATTCTGAATTGATCAAATTGAAGGGAGTTGGGGACTATACGGCTTCTGCCATAGCCTCCATTTGCAGTGACGAAGCCCAAGCGGTTGTAGACGGGAATGTTTACAGAGTTCTCTCCAGAGTCTTCGGACTGGATACACCAATTGATACAACTCTGGGAAAGCGTCAATTCCGAGAATTGGCTCAGCAACTGATCGATCCTAAACAACCAGGTACGTATAACCAGGCGATCATGGAGTTTGGGGCTCGTTACTGTGTACCCCGAAATCCGACTTGTGAAGGATGTATTTTCCAATCTAAATGTGTGGGATATAAATTGGGAAAGGTAGGGGAGTTACCTGTCAAAAAGGGCAAAACAAAGGTTAGGCCGGTTTATCACAATTATCTGGTGGTCACCTCAGAGGATGGTAAGACTTTGTTGGAAAAGAGAGAAGGTCGGGGGATATGGCAGGGTCTCTACCAATTTCCAATGACAGAATCAGATCAGCCCATTGGTTCGGCCTTACCCGATACTGTATTGGAACTCTATCAGAGCAAGTACGGATTGAGGTCGGTTATTAGGTATAAGGAAGAGCCGGTTATACATTTGCTATCCCACCGAAAGATATATGCTCATTTCTGGATATTACAAACGGAAGAGTTGAAAAAGGAAGGTGTAGATTACAGCAGAATAGAGGAGTTCGCGGTACCCGTTCTTCTTGATAACTTTATCCGCGAGTTTCCTGTCTTTGCATCTGGAAAATAG
- a CDS encoding DMT family transporter — MSGSKAKWVYLAILSLIWGSSFILIKKSLVGLTDYQVGSLRIVLTSLFLFSIGFRSIREIKRKHWKWVAISGFVSSFFPPFLFATAQTQIGSGISSILNSIVPLNTIIFGALLFGIGVTIRQVWGVIIGLIGTIMLILGGLMAEKGGLDAAFSGNTNFWYSGLIIMATIGYALNVNIIKKYLSSISALAVTTGNFLFIFLPGLAVLYWTGFFQTIMESQEMQRSAMYVVLLSLVGTAVAKVLFNKMVQIASPVFASSVTYTMPIVAVGWGILDGERFGFIQIVAAAIILIGVYLSNKKKS; from the coding sequence ATGAGTGGTTCTAAGGCCAAATGGGTTTACCTGGCAATTCTCTCCCTGATCTGGGGAAGTTCTTTCATCCTGATCAAGAAGAGCCTAGTGGGGCTGACCGATTACCAGGTCGGTTCTCTTCGGATCGTTTTGACCTCACTCTTTCTCTTTAGTATAGGTTTCCGCAGTATACGTGAGATCAAGAGAAAACACTGGAAATGGGTGGCCATCTCCGGCTTTGTCAGTTCGTTTTTCCCTCCTTTTCTGTTCGCAACTGCACAAACCCAGATCGGAAGTGGGATTTCCTCCATACTCAACTCCATAGTCCCTTTGAACACCATAATCTTTGGAGCACTACTCTTTGGGATCGGTGTAACCATAAGGCAGGTTTGGGGAGTCATCATCGGCCTGATCGGAACGATCATGCTGATCTTGGGCGGGCTTATGGCTGAAAAGGGAGGCCTGGACGCGGCATTTTCCGGTAATACCAATTTTTGGTATAGCGGATTAATTATCATGGCGACCATTGGCTATGCACTCAATGTCAATATCATTAAGAAGTACCTGAGTTCAATTTCTGCACTAGCCGTGACTACCGGTAATTTCCTCTTTATTTTTCTCCCAGGATTGGCAGTACTTTATTGGACGGGTTTTTTTCAAACCATAATGGAAAGCCAGGAAATGCAACGATCTGCCATGTACGTAGTGCTACTCTCCTTGGTGGGTACTGCTGTGGCAAAGGTGCTCTTTAATAAGATGGTGCAGATAGCGAGTCCTGTCTTTGCGTCTTCCGTAACCTACACCATGCCGATTGTTGCGGTTGGTTGGGGAATATTGGATGGCGAACGATTTGGGTTTATCCAGATCGTCGCAGCTGCGATAATTCTCATCGGGGTGTATTTGTCCAATAAAAAGAAATCCTGA
- a CDS encoding fibronectin type III domain-containing protein translates to MIKKLILLAAACAFLFGCSDDDDNSNANCPKPGEIEATELNSASVKFTWGIGDQTAWQYEYGLAGFGLGTGTVVGTSETEAFIDGLDAATAYDIYLRTNCGSDGFSDYIQYQFVTTQASPSCNVPTDLFLADLGTQFIEIGWAENNETAWEIEYGETGFELGSGTVIPTSESTFRIEGLEPSTTYEIYVRANCGSEGFSEYSEALVITTNG, encoded by the coding sequence ATGATTAAGAAGTTGATTCTTCTGGCAGCCGCTTGTGCCTTCCTTTTTGGTTGTTCCGACGACGACGATAACAGCAACGCAAATTGTCCTAAACCCGGTGAGATCGAAGCGACTGAGTTAAACAGTGCCTCGGTCAAGTTCACTTGGGGGATAGGTGACCAGACAGCCTGGCAATACGAATATGGTTTGGCTGGTTTTGGTCTGGGGACGGGAACAGTAGTAGGAACTTCGGAAACCGAAGCCTTCATCGATGGGCTTGACGCTGCTACAGCCTATGATATTTACCTGAGGACTAATTGCGGATCCGACGGCTTCAGCGACTATATACAGTACCAATTTGTAACCACCCAGGCATCTCCAAGTTGTAATGTGCCGACAGACCTGTTCCTTGCTGACCTGGGTACCCAGTTCATCGAGATCGGTTGGGCGGAGAACAATGAGACTGCCTGGGAGATCGAATACGGGGAGACCGGATTCGAACTAGGTAGCGGAACAGTTATACCAACCTCAGAAAGTACATTCCGCATTGAAGGACTTGAGCCATCCACTACTTATGAGATCTACGTACGTGCCAATTGTGGATCCGAAGGATTTAGTGAATACTCGGAGGCCCTGGTCATCACGACCAATGGCTAA
- a CDS encoding regulatory protein RecX, which yields MQGRKTYTVEEAQLALESYCSYQDRSHKEVEEKLRKMNMIPAACEVIIQHLIQENYLNETRFAQSFARGKFRIKNWGRQRITRELKLRGISSYNIKLALKEISETEYQETFNVLAEKRWDQLKRESSLQRRRQKFLNYMQYRGWENGLIFQKLDELSR from the coding sequence GTGCAAGGCAGAAAGACCTATACCGTAGAGGAAGCTCAATTAGCCCTGGAAAGCTACTGCAGCTACCAGGACCGATCCCATAAAGAAGTAGAAGAAAAACTCCGGAAGATGAACATGATCCCCGCAGCCTGTGAGGTGATCATCCAACATCTAATCCAGGAGAACTACCTGAACGAAACGCGATTCGCGCAATCTTTTGCCCGTGGCAAGTTCAGAATTAAAAACTGGGGGCGGCAACGTATTACTCGCGAATTAAAACTCCGGGGCATCTCTTCCTATAACATTAAACTGGCTCTCAAGGAGATATCCGAAACCGAATACCAGGAAACCTTTAACGTATTAGCCGAAAAACGTTGGGATCAACTAAAGAGAGAATCAAGCCTTCAACGAAGAAGACAAAAGTTCCTTAATTATATGCAGTACAGAGGTTGGGAAAACGGACTGATATTCCAGAAATTGGACGAATTAAGCAGATAG
- a CDS encoding gliding motility-associated protein GldE, producing MDSEPPDLLLQAVLTPTDIGSMVVLICLLFCSALISGAEVAFFSLSASDFSQEGDEEDNRKMDLVRRLLADPKKLLATILVANNLINIAIVLLFASLGDVFFDGISNPKFRFFLEVVVATFLILMFGEILPKIYASRNKVSFSTRMAIPLRFLERLFSPITGPMKATTIFIEKRFANRSIGISVDQLSQALELTSDDDTTREEQKILQGIVSFGNTDVKNVMQPRMDIFALNEESSFKEILPELIQNGYSRIPVYRESMDTIVGILYIKDLMPHLDKDSLKWTDLMREPYFVPENKKLDDLLNEFKEMKMHLAIVVDEYGGTSGLISLEDIIEEIVGEISDEFDDDDLVFTKIDDHTYVFEGKTALKDVYRVIRMDDTELFENVRGDSETLAGFVLEISQGFPRKGEVIKFHHYSFTIEAFENRRIQQIKLSIDEQG from the coding sequence TTGGATAGCGAACCTCCGGATTTATTACTACAGGCTGTACTTACTCCTACCGACATAGGCAGTATGGTCGTTTTGATCTGTCTGCTCTTCTGCTCGGCCCTGATATCTGGGGCTGAGGTTGCATTTTTCTCTCTGTCAGCCAGTGATTTTAGTCAGGAAGGCGATGAAGAGGACAATCGTAAGATGGACTTGGTCCGCCGCTTATTGGCCGACCCCAAGAAATTATTGGCAACCATATTGGTGGCTAATAATTTGATCAATATTGCGATAGTACTGCTTTTTGCATCATTAGGTGATGTGTTCTTTGACGGGATATCCAATCCCAAGTTCCGATTCTTCCTGGAGGTGGTTGTTGCCACTTTCTTGATCTTGATGTTTGGGGAAATCTTGCCTAAGATCTATGCTAGCAGGAACAAGGTTTCTTTTAGCACCAGAATGGCGATCCCGCTCAGATTCCTCGAGCGGCTTTTTAGTCCGATCACAGGCCCGATGAAGGCAACTACCATATTTATCGAGAAACGATTTGCCAACAGGAGCATAGGTATATCAGTCGATCAGTTGTCCCAGGCCTTGGAATTGACCTCTGACGATGACACCACCAGGGAAGAACAAAAGATCCTGCAGGGGATTGTCTCTTTTGGGAATACAGATGTTAAGAATGTGATGCAGCCCCGTATGGATATTTTTGCCCTGAACGAGGAATCCAGTTTTAAGGAGATCCTCCCAGAACTTATTCAGAACGGTTATTCGCGTATTCCTGTGTATCGTGAAAGCATGGATACGATAGTTGGCATTCTTTACATCAAGGATCTGATGCCTCATTTGGATAAGGACAGTTTAAAATGGACCGATCTCATGCGGGAACCCTATTTTGTCCCGGAGAACAAGAAGCTGGATGATCTGCTGAACGAGTTCAAGGAGATGAAGATGCACCTGGCGATCGTGGTAGATGAATACGGAGGCACAAGTGGCTTGATTTCTTTGGAGGATATAATCGAGGAGATCGTTGGGGAGATCTCTGACGAGTTTGACGATGACGACCTGGTCTTTACCAAGATCGATGATCATACCTATGTCTTCGAAGGTAAAACGGCCTTGAAGGATGTGTATCGGGTTATCCGCATGGACGATACCGAACTTTTTGAAAATGTAAGAGGAGATTCCGAAACCCTAGCGGGTTTTGTGCTGGAGATCTCTCAGGGGTTCCCCAGGAAAGGAGAGGTAATAAAATTCCATCATTATTCGTTTACCATTGAAGCCTTCGAAAACAGGCGAATCCAACAGATCAAACTGAGTATCGATGAACAGGGTTAG
- the rplU gene encoding 50S ribosomal protein L21 — protein sequence MYAIVEIAGQQFKVAKDQKVFVNRLPVEEGKKVSFDNVLLIGDGDKVTIGAPAISGAQVGAKVVKHLKGDKVIVFKKKRRKGYRVKNGHRQSLSQLVIENIVASGAKPAKAAKAEKPAAKAEPKKEQPAKAATEAPKADASQDLSKMTVAQLKELAKAKGITGISSMKKADLIEALSK from the coding sequence ATGTATGCAATTGTAGAGATAGCAGGGCAGCAATTCAAAGTTGCAAAAGACCAAAAGGTCTTTGTTAACCGTTTGCCTGTTGAGGAAGGGAAGAAAGTGTCTTTCGACAATGTCCTTCTGATCGGTGACGGTGACAAAGTTACTATTGGCGCCCCGGCTATAAGCGGCGCTCAAGTTGGAGCAAAAGTCGTGAAGCACCTAAAAGGTGACAAAGTGATCGTTTTCAAGAAGAAACGAAGAAAAGGTTACAGAGTAAAGAACGGACATCGTCAGTCTTTGTCTCAATTGGTTATCGAGAACATCGTAGCCAGTGGAGCTAAGCCAGCCAAAGCAGCCAAGGCAGAGAAGCCAGCAGCCAAAGCTGAGCCAAAAAAGGAGCAACCAGCCAAAGCGGCTACGGAAGCACCAAAGGCAGATGCCAGTCAGGACCTGTCTAAAATGACAGTAGCTCAATTAAAAGAACTAGCAAAAGCTAAAGGAATCACAGGAATTTCTTCCATGAAGAAAGCAGACCTGATCGAAGCCCTTAGCAAGTAA
- a CDS encoding single-stranded DNA-binding protein, with protein MNGTLNKVMLIGHTGDEVKMHYFEGGGSVGRFPLATNETYTNRTTGERVTNTEWHNVVVRNKAAEICEKYLHKGDKVYIEGRIKTRKWQDDQGNERYSTEIQCTDFTFLTPKGEGMETGVGHSQAVNRPAQTQPASSAAAQPAVEDDDLPF; from the coding sequence ATGAACGGAACATTGAATAAAGTAATGCTGATTGGGCATACCGGAGATGAAGTAAAAATGCATTATTTCGAAGGTGGTGGAAGTGTTGGACGTTTTCCGTTGGCAACAAATGAGACCTATACCAATCGCACAACAGGCGAACGGGTCACCAATACAGAGTGGCATAATGTTGTAGTCCGCAACAAAGCGGCAGAGATCTGCGAGAAATACCTGCACAAAGGTGATAAGGTCTATATCGAAGGACGAATTAAGACTCGCAAGTGGCAGGACGATCAAGGCAACGAACGATACAGTACCGAGATCCAGTGTACGGATTTCACCTTCCTCACTCCGAAAGGAGAAGGAATGGAAACTGGTGTTGGGCATTCCCAGGCGGTCAATCGGCCAGCGCAAACTCAGCCTGCCTCATCTGCAGCCGCTCAGCCAGCTGTGGAAGACGACGATCTCCCATTCTGA
- the bioB gene encoding biotin synthase BioB yields MTEIRHNWTREEILGVYNLPMMELLYKAASVHREHHDPNQVQVSTLLSIKTGGCPEDCGYCPQAARYHTDIEGNDLMSVQHVKAQALRAKASGSSRVCMGAAWRNVRDGEEFDQVLEMVRTINKLDMEVCCTLGMITENQAQRLAEAGLYAYNHNLDTSEDYYTDIISTRAYQDRLDTIANVRKTNVTVCSGGIIGMGEELDDRAGMLVALSTLDPQPESVPINALVAVEGTPLEEQEPVSIWEMIRMVATTRIVMPRTQVRLSAGRTEMSQEGQAMCFFAGANSIFAGDKLLTTPNPDVNEDMKLFELLGLQPMKPFVKKAQPETVEAVDSQFESLGEKPKWTRPDHQIERNELAKEKSSK; encoded by the coding sequence ATGACCGAAATCAGACATAACTGGACCAGAGAAGAAATTTTAGGGGTTTATAATCTTCCGATGATGGAACTCCTTTACAAGGCTGCAAGTGTTCATAGGGAACATCACGATCCGAACCAGGTCCAGGTTTCTACTTTGCTGTCGATAAAGACAGGTGGATGCCCTGAAGATTGTGGATATTGCCCACAAGCTGCTCGTTATCATACCGATATTGAAGGTAATGACCTGATGAGTGTCCAGCACGTAAAGGCCCAGGCACTTAGAGCTAAAGCTTCAGGTAGTTCCAGGGTTTGTATGGGAGCCGCCTGGCGCAACGTGCGGGATGGGGAAGAATTTGACCAGGTTTTGGAGATGGTCAGAACCATCAACAAGCTGGATATGGAGGTTTGCTGTACTCTGGGGATGATCACAGAGAACCAGGCTCAAAGGCTGGCTGAGGCCGGTCTCTACGCCTACAACCACAATCTGGACACCTCTGAGGATTATTATACCGATATTATTTCGACCAGAGCTTATCAGGATCGTCTGGATACCATTGCCAATGTGAGAAAGACCAACGTTACCGTTTGTAGCGGGGGAATTATTGGAATGGGAGAAGAATTGGACGATCGGGCGGGAATGCTTGTTGCCCTTTCTACATTGGATCCTCAGCCAGAGTCTGTTCCTATTAACGCCCTTGTCGCTGTAGAGGGCACGCCCTTGGAAGAACAGGAACCTGTTTCCATTTGGGAGATGATTCGTATGGTGGCTACCACGCGTATCGTTATGCCAAGAACGCAGGTCAGGTTATCGGCCGGAAGAACAGAGATGAGCCAGGAAGGGCAGGCCATGTGCTTTTTTGCCGGGGCTAATTCCATCTTTGCTGGAGATAAACTGTTGACCACACCGAATCCGGATGTCAATGAAGACATGAAACTCTTCGAACTTCTGGGGCTTCAACCTATGAAGCCTTTTGTGAAGAAGGCACAACCGGAGACTGTCGAAGCAGTAGATTCTCAATTCGAATCCTTGGGTGAGAAACCCAAATGGACCAGACCTGATCATCAAATTGAACGCAACGAATTGGCCAAGGAGAAATCTTCGAAATAG
- a CDS encoding Rne/Rng family ribonuclease, which translates to MSYELFVRSSSQEVDFALLKDGKLVELHKEEDGNRFSVGDIFLAKIRKTVPGLNAAFVNVGYEKDAFLHYHDLGPKVKSLLKFVKGVSTGKLKEYSLKDFPFEKEIDKNGGINQAVKSNQSILVQIVKEPISTKGPRISSELSIAGRYIVLVPFSDRVSVSQKIESKEEKQRLKRLITSIKPKGFGVIIRTVAEGKKVAELDRDLQNLKDRWQAMCKKLRGAHHPSKVLSELNRGASIIRDVMTDDFAAIHLDDENLYLQIKDYVQEIAPKKENIVKLYNGKVPIFEKFGIERQIKTSFGKTVSSTKGTYLVIEHTEAMHVIDVNSGNRSAKSKNQEETALEVNLIAAKEVARQLRLRDMGGIIVIDFIDMNRAENRRALFNKLKEEMKDDRAKHKILPPSKFGLIQITRQRVRPEMNIKTREENPNAPEGGEIEAPIVLVQKITEELKRVLQKDYKKITLNTHPFIAAFLTKGFPSVRTKWFLEHKKWVNIQPRDAYTYLEYHFFDKDGNKIK; encoded by the coding sequence GTGAGCTACGAACTATTCGTAAGATCCAGTTCACAAGAAGTTGATTTTGCCCTATTAAAAGATGGAAAACTAGTCGAATTACACAAGGAGGAAGACGGTAACCGATTTTCGGTAGGCGACATATTCTTAGCCAAGATCCGAAAGACCGTTCCCGGACTCAACGCCGCTTTTGTCAATGTTGGTTATGAAAAAGATGCCTTCCTGCATTATCATGACCTCGGACCGAAAGTGAAATCTTTGTTGAAATTCGTCAAAGGTGTAAGCACAGGTAAATTAAAGGAGTATTCTTTAAAGGATTTCCCTTTCGAAAAGGAGATTGATAAGAATGGCGGCATCAATCAAGCTGTCAAGTCCAATCAATCCATATTGGTACAGATTGTTAAAGAACCTATCTCTACAAAAGGACCTCGTATCAGTTCCGAGCTTTCAATAGCCGGAAGATATATCGTATTAGTTCCTTTCTCCGATCGGGTTTCGGTCTCGCAAAAGATCGAATCCAAGGAGGAGAAGCAACGACTCAAACGACTGATCACGAGTATAAAACCTAAGGGATTTGGCGTAATTATCAGAACTGTTGCCGAGGGCAAAAAAGTAGCAGAACTGGACAGAGATTTACAAAATCTCAAAGATCGCTGGCAAGCGATGTGTAAAAAGCTACGAGGGGCGCACCACCCAAGTAAGGTGCTAAGTGAACTCAATAGAGGTGCCTCTATCATTCGAGATGTGATGACCGACGATTTTGCGGCCATCCACCTGGATGACGAAAATCTCTATTTGCAGATCAAAGATTACGTGCAAGAAATTGCGCCCAAGAAAGAGAATATCGTGAAGTTGTATAATGGTAAAGTTCCCATCTTCGAGAAATTTGGGATCGAGCGCCAGATCAAGACTTCATTTGGGAAAACCGTTTCAAGTACAAAAGGAACCTACCTGGTAATTGAGCATACCGAAGCCATGCACGTCATTGACGTGAATAGTGGTAACCGAAGTGCTAAATCCAAGAACCAGGAAGAGACCGCCCTGGAGGTCAACCTGATTGCAGCCAAGGAAGTGGCTCGTCAGCTAAGACTCCGGGATATGGGAGGTATCATTGTGATCGATTTTATCGATATGAACCGGGCCGAAAATCGTCGAGCACTCTTCAATAAGTTAAAGGAAGAGATGAAAGACGACCGGGCCAAACACAAGATCCTGCCACCGAGTAAATTCGGGTTGATTCAGATCACCAGACAACGGGTAAGACCGGAGATGAACATCAAGACCCGGGAAGAGAATCCCAACGCCCCTGAGGGCGGTGAGATCGAAGCCCCGATCGTTCTGGTTCAGAAGATCACCGAAGAGCTGAAACGCGTTCTCCAGAAAGACTATAAGAAGATCACATTAAACACGCATCCTTTTATAGCAGCCTTTTTAACCAAAGGCTTTCCATCTGTAAGGACCAAATGGTTCTTAGAACACAAGAAATGGGTTAATATCCAACCTAGAGATGCTTACACTTATCTTGAATATCATTTTTTTGATAAAGATGGTAACAAGATCAAATAA
- the rpmA gene encoding 50S ribosomal protein L27 has product MAHKKGVGSSKNGRESESKRLGVKIFGGQAAIAGNIIVRQRGTKHNPGENVYAGKDHTLHAKVDGTVKFEKKRNGKSYVSIVPSAQA; this is encoded by the coding sequence ATGGCTCATAAAAAAGGAGTAGGTAGTTCCAAGAACGGTCGGGAGTCGGAATCGAAACGCTTAGGTGTTAAGATCTTCGGAGGACAAGCGGCCATCGCTGGAAACATCATCGTCAGACAACGCGGGACTAAACACAATCCCGGAGAGAACGTATATGCCGGTAAGGACCACACCCTGCACGCCAAGGTGGACGGTACGGTAAAATTCGAGAAGAAGCGCAACGGAAAGTCTTATGTTTCCATAGTGCCAAGCGCACAGGCTTAG
- a CDS encoding cupin-like domain-containing protein, producing MKLATIDRVKTISKEDFKKNYFKPQRPVIIEEFIEDWPAYSKWNLDYMAKIAGDIEVPLYDDRPVDYKDGFNEPHAKMKMSEYVDLLKREPTRYRIFLWNILKEVPELQKDFSFPDFGLRLMKGLPMLFFGGEDSYTFMHYDIDLANIFHFHFHGKKQVILFDQKQNDYLYKIPHSLITREDINFADPDYEKWPALKKANGYIGELEHGQVLYMPEGYWHYMRYLTPGFSMSLRAIARNPKNLSKAIYNIFVMRHFDNMMRRMKGQAWIDNKNEKAIVNTHRRLGIS from the coding sequence ATGAAGTTAGCCACGATCGATCGGGTTAAGACCATTTCCAAAGAAGACTTTAAAAAGAACTACTTCAAGCCGCAGCGTCCTGTTATTATCGAGGAATTTATCGAGGATTGGCCGGCCTATTCCAAATGGAACCTGGATTATATGGCCAAGATCGCGGGAGACATTGAAGTGCCTCTTTACGATGATAGGCCCGTGGATTACAAGGACGGCTTCAATGAGCCTCACGCCAAGATGAAGATGTCGGAGTATGTGGACCTGCTAAAACGAGAGCCAACCCGTTATCGAATCTTTTTGTGGAATATCTTGAAGGAGGTTCCGGAATTGCAAAAAGACTTTAGCTTTCCTGACTTTGGTTTGAGGCTAATGAAAGGCCTGCCAATGCTCTTCTTTGGAGGAGAGGACAGTTATACCTTTATGCATTACGACATCGATCTGGCCAATATCTTCCACTTTCACTTTCATGGGAAGAAACAGGTGATCTTATTCGATCAAAAACAAAATGACTATCTCTACAAGATTCCTCATTCACTCATCACCAGGGAAGACATCAACTTTGCCGACCCTGACTACGAAAAGTGGCCAGCCCTGAAGAAGGCAAATGGATATATTGGAGAACTGGAACACGGACAGGTTTTGTACATGCCAGAAGGATATTGGCACTATATGCGCTATCTCACCCCCGGTTTCTCTATGAGTTTACGAGCAATAGCCCGAAACCCAAAGAATCTGAGCAAGGCTATTTACAACATCTTTGTGATGCGGCATTTTGACAATATGATGCGGCGTATGAAAGGACAGGCCTGGATCGATAACAAGAACGAAAAGGCTATAGTCAATACCCATAGAAGGTTAGGAATATCCTAA